The region GAATACAGCAGAGGGAGACTGCCACCATGGGAGGTGCCCCCAGGGCAGAGCGCACAGAGGACATTAGCAGAGGAAGTTGGGGTAATACTGGTAAAGAGGGTTGTAAGTCCAGAGGTTTCTCCGCAGGCAGTAGACCAGCTTCCGGTCACAGGCACAGAGCCTCATTGGACAGAAGGAGTCGTGTTCTGCAAAAAGGGATGCCGAGGACAAAATGAGCCTAGGAAGACTGGACCCACCAATGCTGACTTGTTCAATGTcatatcagaggatggcctctAGTCTGCATAGACTCCCCGTCTGGGTCCTGCTCTGAGGGACCTCATAGTGTGTGGAGGAGGACTCTGAATCGGGGCCATACATAATCCGATGGAAGAGCCTCAGGTCCTGAACTGAGATGTGTAATCCGAGGGAGGAGACCCGCCGCAGAACTAGATGCCCAGCTCTTCTTGATCATGACTGAAATTTCTATTCAGGGAGTCCCCAGCCTGGTGCCGTAGACACACCCCATTTGGGTAGAGTGCCTAGCTTGAGGGTGGAACCAATTTCTGTGGGAGGCATTCAATAGAGATGCACCTGGATGCAACTGGCTTTGGATTCAGGGGCCTGGGCAGGGATCCTGTTGCACACTGGCCAGCCTTTGAGCTTCCATTACACTTGTGAAGTAAGGAAGATGAAACCTACTCTCTCCAGGGAGAGGAAGTCTATAAGCCCACAGTACTGGAGAATACTGAGTCTCGACTGGGACTTCCCTTTCCTGGAAGTCTAAAGAGGTTGTCACAGCCCTGTGTCCCTCAGCCTCACTCTGCTTCACAAGATATAGGCAGGTCCACCTCTCGGGCAGAACTCCCAGGCTGAATAAGAAGCCACCCTTACCGCAGATGACTAGGCCATTTGTGAATCTGTAGTCATAGGACTGGGTCCGAATGGCACAGTCTTTTTCCTCCAGTTTCCCATAACAACGGTCGTGCATCTGACAGCACCTGTCGAGGTGAGAGATGGGGATGCTGAGTCGAGAGCCACCCTCCTGACTCCCCCACACCTGTGGGAGAGTCCAAAGTGAGAGAGTTCCAGCCAAATCTAAACAAAATTAGAGCCAACGGTACCTTGGGGGACACTGTGCTTGGATGTTAAAGCTAAATTCtctctgaagtttttttttttttaacctctcacCCTGATAAGAAGTTCTCTCTCATCCCGTATACACTCCAAGCTTCCCATGCCTTGCCTGCAAGCACAGATACCTGGGACAAAGTTTGACTTTCTCTAAGACTGCGACAGCTCAGGCAAGATGCTCTACATATAAGGCTTGCTTAGCAACAGAATCTCCACCAATAAACAGATGGCAGCTCTTGCCTCTGGTTTCCACAACCAATGAGCTTGGTATCTAAGCGGCTTACGTAAAGGTGTTGTGCTTTCCTGCTAATTTAAACTTCCCCTTAGCTCACCCTCCTCAAATGGGTTTCAGCATTCATAATCTTACTGCAATGCACCACTGTTCCCAAATCAATAGCTATTCTTTGGAGAGTCTGAATGCTTTTTAGGCTGAAATCCCTAGCAGGTATGAAACTACAGCCACATCCCTTTGGTAGAACCTGTGGCAAGTGGGTGTGACCCAGCAGCGATGGTGTCTGGCAAGTTAGCTCCTCTCACCCACTAGAACTGCCACTGGTCAGAAGTTCACAGACGGCTAAACActggtggtgtggtggtttgatgaaaatgccctccccccccaccccccaccccccacccccgaggcTCATGGCGAATGGCACTATAAggaggtgtgttcttgttggagtagatgtggtcctggaggaagtgtgtcactgagggtggacttcgaagtctcagatgctcaagccaggtctaGTGTGACAtccccttcctgctgcctgtagatctgGATGTCGAATtcttagctacctctccagcaccatacctgcctgcaggcagccatgcttcctgccgtgaGGATAACAGATTAAACCTCTCAACTGTAAGCCACCCccccaattgaatgttttcctttataagagtcgctgtggtcatggtgtcccttcacagcaatagaacactgatcTTATGCAGATCTGTAATGAAGAGGGGCAAGCTGATCAAATGTACAGTTGGAGGATgaaagaggcaccaggaagtggaatggtaCTAAATCCTGGGTTTCAAGGGGATacacagattaaagaaaagcctgaagcACGGTGGAATATGGGGAAAGGTGTCCTCAAGGCACAGTCCCACCCAGCTTGTGAAAGGAATTCAGGAACAGTTTAGGGCCAAGTAACTGtagtgcacccctttaatcccagcactggggaggcagaggccagcgaatctctgagttcaaggccagcctggtctacagaagagATCCAGGACCTCCaggcttaggcagtgaaggaaacaatcaaaaagagaaagctggtgaaaatatatttgaatgagGGGGCCAGGCTCTGGCTCCAAGGAAGCAGCCGAACTTGGCAGCCTCGGCCACGTGATTCTGGCTTTAGAGTTAACGATCCAAGAAAGGGGCTGTAGAATCTCCCTCTATGACTAAGGAGAGCTGCTGAGGCCAGGAATGATGTCAGCAGTGGCCCTGCACACCCGTGAAGGTCAGGGGTCAATGTCACGTGTCTCCATCAGCCACTCTCTACCTTACTCTCTGAGATATGGTCTCTCACTGGAACCTGAGACTCTCTGATTCAGCCAATGTGGCTGTCCATCGAGATTCAGGGATGCGCCTGTCTCCACCACCTCTCTTAACAGCATCCgaacctcaggtcctcatgcttgtacagcaagacCTTGCTGACCAAGTCATTACTCCGGCCCCATATCTATAAATTTCTATAATCACAGACTAAGCTAAATAGGAGTTTATAACGATGTGTTCAACTACAATCCATTTCTGCATAGGTCATTCTAAGCCCTCCCCTTGTTTCTCCATAGAGTCGAGCTTCACTGTGGCCCCAGCTCCCTAATGTCATCTGATGCCCTCCATCATGGCTCCTGCCAGCATGAAACTGTTAACCCTGTACACTGAGCCTTCCAAGGAACAACATGTCCCATCTCGCACAGTCTACTAGAATGGCTACACTGCTCTAGCAAAAGTCCAGATCCCCTCTTGCTCTCTGAAAGCTGAGACACAGTATCTAGACATAGTGGTAGGCACAATGTGGTACTGACCTTGACcatcaacttgactggattaaTAGCGGCCTAGGAAATTATAGAATCCCATTCTTGGATGTGTCTCTGAGGGCTTTTCCAGAGATTAGATCATGAGAGTTGATAACTGGCTTCACCACTGGATGAATTTGCAAAAGGACACTGAGCAGTTGGGAGTCATTCTGCCATGGCCTCCCAGGCAGCAGGCACATGAGCAAAGTAAACAGTCATGGTTGCATTAAGCCAACACGGAAGGATCATTTGTTATATTTCACTAAAGCAAGTGACACATTAGGCCACTGAGATCTAGGGTCTCCTGAGAGTCATGTGTCGCTCCTTTAAAAGCTGCTTACATCCCAAAAGCCttggttttacttattttaaagatttcttttagaagccaggcagagtggcacacacctttagtctcagcactcggaggcagaggcagatgaatctctttgagtgtaaggccagcctgatctacatagtgagttccaggatagccaaaactacacagtcagaccctttctccaaaaagggttaaataaaaatttattgtagttttaattgtgtgtgcgtacgtgtgcaagtgcatgcacatgtgagcgctggtgcccaaggaggcctgaggcatcaggtcccctggagctgcagttacaggtggttgtgagctgaccaacatgggtgctgagaaaggAACTTAGGTCGCCTAGCGGGAGTGGTGTGCACTctaaccactgggctatctctctgGTCCTGAGCCTCAGCTGTAACTCTCGTCTTTTAGAATAGACATGGAGTCAGGGGAGGTGATGAGGGTAGAGCCCAGAACATTAAGTGTGGTGATGATGTCAGCTCACCAATCAGTGCCATCCTTGGGGGTCCCGCGGCCGCCCCAGCCACAGTAGCAGCCGTAGAAGCCATAGTTCTTAAAGGCATTCTTCCCAGTCACCTTCTCAATCATGGACTTGAGTTCTAGCAAGCCCCCTGGGACTGCAGGCACACCTGGAAAACAGCCCAAGCCTGCAGGTGACACCAGGCACCTTGCTGCAGATCTGCTTGCTCCCCGCCACCCTCCCATCCCTCTCTTATTATCCCGGTTAATGGGAGGAGGGCCGGGCAGATGACAGCATGCAGCCTGGAACAGAAGGGTTTGCACTTGGGAGCCGAGGGATGTGGCACAGCTGACAGAAGACTCGCCTAGAGTGACTGAAGCCCTGTCTTCGACTACAGGCATCGTGTAAACTGAATGTGTAGCATCCTtacactcaggaagtagaagtaGGAGGTTAAGAAGTTTGTGGTCATCCTCAGCTACGcaaagtcaaggctagcctggtctacgtgAGCTGCTATctacaaaaccttttttttttttattaaatttagaaGCAGTGTAGGCCATAGCTTGAAGCTAGCTCACTCATACCACAAATTGGGAAACTGGAAATCTAAAAGGAAATAGCTCGCCTAGGACTTTTGATGCAAGGAGCCAGGGGCCTTTTCTCTGCTTCAGGTCTCAAGTTTCTCCTAGCTCTCCAGACAGACAGCAAGACATCAAAGGGTGGAGTAGCTCACCATGGGGCTTGTATGAGAGGCTAGGGGGCGTCAGTGAAGCCTAAAGCTAGATGTTCTGTAACaggcccccagaccttagcacaactgactccatgatggacgCACCATTGAAGCTGTAAAACAGGCGTGTAGACAGCACCGccagccaaaatgaaaacaatgacctaatccatcaaagtccataatTCTGGGAAAGTCTCTCACTGTACTAACCTTGCCTTTTGGCTTCGGTAGTTCTACTTCTGGCTAATTGTTCTTGTTAACAGAAGCATGACAACCCGGAATACAGGTTTTGTGTTAAAAGCTCGCCCTGAGTAAGGCTCGGGGCTACACTGAGAGCAACCAGCCAGCTAATGAATACTTTCTTGGCTTAAACCCACGTCCACAGCCTTCTCCAGTGGCAACCCAAAGACATTTCAGACACCTCTCGGATGGGGTGATATTCAGTGCTGAACAGAAGATGACTCTGGCATCATCTATtggagtctgtctctgtctgtctgtctgtccatctctccatccatctcccccttccttccttaaaccTAATGCATCATCATCCACTACTGAGCTGCGCCCAGCCCGGAGCTGGGATATTTCCTAAGGGTTTTGTGTTCCACTTTGTTCCCACTGATTGTCCTTATTCTATTCTTACACATCAGGGAAATATCTGCCTCCTACATTCGCAAGCTATCTTCGTATTCACAGCCTTCACTCCATGGCCTACAGTGTTCCAACCATGACACAGCACCGTGTCCACCAACGCAAAAGCAAGGACCCCGGGGAGGCCAAGGCCTTTGCCGATATCTCTACCTGCACCATGAGGGTAGAGCTGAGCAGGAGACCCAGATCTCCTCACCTCAAAGGCTAATAATGATCGCCTTCTTTTCCACTTCCCGGTCACTCccaaggttgggggaggggggagggtccTATTTAGAGGCCATAGAGCCAGTACTCACTGCAAGCCAGGAACCAAGCCAGTGTGAGGAGACCCTTCATCTCTTGggttctgaaaaacaaaagacatccCATGGCATCTCTTAAGTTGTCACTGCCAAGGCCTGTTAGGACTCCACCCGGCTCCAAACTAGGTCTGTCTGTTCCCTCCCTCATTGTGTAATCCAACTGCTCCAGCTGGAAAAGACAGGACGAGGACATGAGGCAAAGCCTCAGGGCTTGATCCGTGGAATTCCCTGGAGACAGAAAGTCATGATAGTCTCCACCAAGAGTGGCAGTGACAAACGCCCTCACTTCTGTCCCCTCGGTAGACATATACATGGATATTGTTAACACAAGATTAAGGATGGGACTTGACAGGCCCTAGACAAAGCTAAGAATCAACATGGAAggctgctggtgagatggctcagtgggtgaaggtgccaGCCTCTAAGCCCGATGgcctgggacctacatggtagaaggagagaacggatctccacaagttgtcctctgatctccaggtgcatgcccatacacatacacaccacacactaaaGATGTAAAtggcggggggagggggttggggggagccaGGACACAGCCTTCAGAGGCCATAACAGTGGTGGGCACTGAGGGTGAAGGGAGCTGGAGCTTGCATTTTGTTCCTGTAGTTCATGGGACTGGTGTCTCTGGGTTCCCTGATGGTTAGCTGAGAGCTTTACCTGTTGGTCTCCCCACTATTCCTGCACTGACCAACCAGAATGAGTGCCCCAGAATGGAGTCTAGCCCCTGTAGTGAGTCGTGGCCACTGGGGGTTTTGTGGTCTCTAGGCACACTGCAGGTCTTTCAACAGTCCTACTGTCACTGTCCCCATTTGCCAAGGGACTGCCAGGACTATGCCAGAGGTCACTCAGCCAGATGTGAACCCAGGACTTTGATCCCCTCACTGAACCATGCCACCCCTCCTAGAGGGGAAAATTCTCCCGATCCTGGAGTTCTGTCTTTCATGAAGTTCATCTTCCAAGGCTTCCATCTTAGTGTCTGTCTTTAGCAAAAACACGACTCCTGGCTGGAAGCCTGGAAACAGCTGTAGCCATACGCAGAGGAAATGCGAGGTTTCCAATGTGGTCTCTATGAGGTCCCTCTGCTGGTAGCTGCCTGCTTTCCCCGCCCTCCCAGGATCCCCCCACTCCCTGCGTATCCACAGCTGCTTGGCTGGCCTGTGGTTAACCAGGACTTCCTCCCTGGTGCCACACTGACTTCAGGTCCTTGAGTGGACGGGTCCCTGTGCCATGCTCTCCACCCAGGTCCCTGGTATCCTCAAAGACCTGGCCCTGCAAACACAGCATTTCAGACATCAGGGACTCCTGGCTACTGAGCTGGCCTTTGTCCCAGGAGCACCTCTGAGTTCCAAGGACATTCCTGAGGGTTCTGTCCCCATGCAACCTCTGCTCTGAGGGCTCGAAGCACCCAGGGTAAATGGCCCTGGATGTTACTTTCCACTTCAATCTCGCTGTTTGCTTTTATGAAGCAGAGACACCAGAGACTACACACTGGACATCTTCAGGATGCCAGACACCATCCAC is a window of Mus caroli chromosome 4, CAROLI_EIJ_v1.1, whole genome shotgun sequence DNA encoding:
- the Pla2g5 gene encoding calcium-dependent phospholipase A2, whose translation is MKGLLTLAWFLACSVPAVPGGLLELKSMIEKVTGKNAFKNYGFYGCYCGWGGRGTPKDGTDWCCQMHDRCYGKLEEKDCAIRTQSYDYRFTNGLVICEHDSFCPMRLCACDRKLVYCLRRNLWTYNPLYQYYPNFLC